Proteins from a single region of Peromyscus eremicus chromosome 9, PerEre_H2_v1, whole genome shotgun sequence:
- the Glt8d1 gene encoding glycosyltransferase 8 domain-containing protein 1 isoform X2 codes for MDDDVIVQGDILALYNTPLKPGHAAAFSEDCDSTSTKVIIRGAGNQYNYIGYLDYKKERIRKLSMKASTCSFNPGVFVANLTEWKRQNVTNQLEKWMKLNVEEGLYSRTLAGSITTPPLLIVFYQQHSTIDPMWNVRHLGSSAGKRYSPQFVKAAKLLHWNGHFKPWGRAASYADVWEKWYIPDPTGKFSLIRRHMDTSNIK; via the exons ATGGATGATGACGTAATTGTACAAG GTGATATTCTTGCCTTGTACAATACACCCCTGAAGCCAGGACATGCCGCTGCATTTTCAGAAGATTGTGATTCAACCTCTACGAAAGTGATCATCCGGGGGGCAGGGAACCAG TACAATTATATTGGCTATCTTGactataaaaaggaaagaattcGCAAGCTTTCCATGAAAGCCAGCACCTGCTCCTTTAATCCTGGAGTTTTTGTTGCAAACTTGACTGAATGGAAAAGACAGAATGTAACTAACCAGCtagagaaatggatgaaactTAATGTAGA AGAGGGACTGTACAGCAGAACACTGGCTGGCAGCATCACCACACCTCCTCTGCTTATCGTATTTTATCAACAGCATTCCACCATTGACCCCATGTGGAATGTCCGCCACCTTG gCTCTAGTGCTGGAAAACGCTATTCACCCCAGTTTGTAAAGGCTGCCAAGTTACTTCACTGGAACGGTCACTTCAAGCCTTGGGGAAGAGCTGCTTCATACGCTGATGTTTGGGAAAAATGGTATATTCCAGACCCAACAGGCAAATTCAGTTTAATCCGAAGACATATGGATACCTCAAACATAAAGTGA
- the Gnl3 gene encoding guanine nucleotide-binding protein-like 3, whose amino-acid sequence MKRPKLKKASKRMTCHKRYKIQKKVREHHRKLRKEAKKRGHKKPRKDPGIPNSAPFKEALLREAELRKQQLEELKQQQKLDRQKEQGKKRKLEVDPGDEQSNVEPQQESEEPKSKKAKSGKQNPKKLHCQELKKVIEASDVVLEVLDARDPLGCRCPQIEEAIVQSGHKKLVLVLNKSDLVPKENLENWLNYLNKELPTVVFKASTNLKSRGKTLKVKKKKTVPFQSKVCCGKEALCKLLGSFQQSCGKAIQVGVIGFPNVGKSSIINSLKHERICNVGVPMGLTRSMQTVPLDKQITVIDSPCFIISPSNSSAALALRSPTSIEVLRPLEAASAILSQADSQQVVLKYTVPGYKDALDFFTKLAQRRGLHQKGGSPNVESAAKLLWSEWTGASLGYYCHPPTPWSPSPHLSEITAANMKKGFDLEELERDNAHSMQVLKGPHLTNRILFRSSGLTNAIIKEADIPEELPRQKEHKQDGEDEENVVGENTAESSDVPPVEDTREMLPVESTASKPSDRSFTLDKMSEEDDDAYDFKTDYV is encoded by the exons ATGAAGCGGCCGA aattaaagaaagcaagcaaacgTATGACCTGCCATAAGCGGTATAAAATCCAAAAGAAG GTCCGAGAACATCATCGAAAATTAAGAAAGGAAGCCAAAAAACGGGGTCACAAGAAGCCTAGGAAGGACCCTGGGATTCCAAATAGTGCTCCCTTTAAAGAAGCTCTTCTTCGTGAAGCTGAGCTAAGGAAACAACAG CTTGAAGAACTAAAGCAGCAGCAGAAACTTGATAGgcaaaaagaacaaggaaagaaaagaaaacttgaagTTGACCCTGGTGACGAACAGTCTAATGTGGAACCTCAGCAG GAATCTGAAGAACCCAAAAGCAAGAAAGCTAAATCGGGCAAACAGAATCCAAAGAAGTTGCATTGTCAGGAACTTAAAAAG GTGATTGAGGCCTCCGATGTTGTGTTAGAGGTTTTGgatgccagagatcctcttggTTGCAGGTGTCCTCAAATAGAAGAAGCTATTGTCCAAAGTGGACATAAAAAGCTGGTACTTGTATTAAATAAATCAG ATCTAGTACCAAAAGAGAATTTGGAGAACTGGCTAAATTATTTGAATAAAGAATTGCCAACAGTGGTGTTCAAAGCCTCGACAAACCTGAAGAGCAGAGGGAAGACGCTCAAG gtaaagaagaagaagactgtTCCATTCCAAAGTAAAGTCTGCTGTGGCAAGGAAGCCCTTTGCAAGCTTCTTGGAAGTTTTCAGCAGTCATGTGGAAAAGCTATTCAGGTTGGAGTAATTG GTTTCCCAAATGTGGGGAAAAGCAGCATCATTAATAGCTTAAAACATGAACGGATCTGTAATGTTGGAGTTCCCATGGGACTTACAAG gagcATGCAGACTGTCCCTTTGGACAAGCAGATCACAGTCATAGATAGTCCGTGCTTCATTATCTCACCATCGAACTCCTCTGCTGCACTTGCTCTGCGGAGTCCAACAAGCATTGAAGTACTAAGACCACTAGAGGCTGCCAGTGCCATTCTGTCCCAGGCTGATAGTCAGCAG GTGGTATTAAAATACACTGTCCCGGGGTATAAGGATGCACTGGATTTTTTCACTAAACTTGCTCAGAGAAGAGGTCTGCACCAAAAAGGTGGAAGCCCAAATGTTGAAAGTGCCGCTAAACTGTTATGGTCTGAGTGGACAGG TGCCTCATTAGGTTACTACTGCCATCCTCCTAcaccctggagtccttctccacATCTCAGTGAGATTACTGCAGCAAACATGAAGAAGGGCTTTGATCTAGAAGAACTAGAAAGAGATAATGCACACAGCATGCAAG TCCTCAAGGGCCCTCATCTAACTAATAGAATCCTCTTCCGGTCCTCGGGCCTGACAAATGCAATAATAAAAGAAGCAGACATACCTGAAGAATTGCCAAGACAGAAAGAACACAAACAGGATGGTGAAGACGAAGAAAATGTTGTTGGGGAAAACACT GCAGAGAGCTCAGATGTACCCCCTGTAGAAGACACCAGGGAGATGTTACCTGTGGAATCAACAGCAA GTAAACCATCTGACAGATCATTTACCTTGGATAAAATGAGTGAAGAGGATGATGATGCCTATGACTTTAAAACAGATTATGTATAA